A single genomic interval of Triticum aestivum cultivar Chinese Spring unplaced genomic scaffold, IWGSC CS RefSeq v2.1 scaffold120443, whole genome shotgun sequence harbors:
- the LOC123172773 gene encoding protein ACCELERATED CELL DEATH 6-like — translation MVLGWNNDLTTQQDDKGSTPLHLVASMPRQKDRRYIRLLLLEANPDALYQLDNDGSFPIHVAASVGSRITINVFLQKSPSCAGLRDARGRTFLHVAVDKMKIWPVWSACRNQSLSWILNMQDNGGNTALHLAVQKGTLMIFCAIFGNKQVHLNLTNEKGETPLDIAHCNIPKELHYNQNAEVKIHLALQLADAKRGIYRLDYFEENDIVQVRKDEMDSVKEGTSSLCIGSVLIATVTFAASFAIPGGYRADDHTNGGTPTLAGKYTFDVFTIANALAFTFSAMATISLMFSGSPMVSLQIRKMHIQLAYFLMGISVTNLTTAFALGSYMMLAPVAHKIAIAVCVMSFLVLLLSSV, via the exons ATGGTGTTAGGATGGAATAACGACCTTACAACGCAACAAGATGATAAGGGAAGTACACCTCTTCACTTAGTTGCATCTATGCCACGTCAAAAAGACCGACGATACATACGTTTACTTCTACTGGAAGCCAATCCAGATGCATTGTATCAACTGGACAATGATGGATCATTCCCCATACACGTGGCTGCATCCGTTGGCTCAAGAATTACCATCAATGTCTTTCTTCAGAAGTCGCCCAGTTGCGCTGGTCTACGTGATGCTAGGGGAAGGACATTTCTTCATGTTGCAGTTGACAAAATGAAAATATGGCCGGTCTGGTCTGCTTGCAGAAACCAGTCGTTATCATGGATTTTAAATATGCAAGACAATGGTGGAAACACTGCACTGCATTTAGCCGTCCAAAAAGGAACACTGATGATATTCTGTGCTATATTTGGGAATAAACAAGTGCACTTAAATTTAACAAATGAGAAAGGAGAGACCCCGCTTGATATAGCACATTGCAATATTCCCAAAGAATTGCATTATAACCAG AACGCTGAAGTAAAAATACATCTAGCGCTCCAACTCGCTGATGCTAAAAGGGGCATTTATCGCCTGGATTACTTTGAAGAAAATGATATTGTCCAAGTGAGAAAAGATGAAATGGATAGTGTAAAAGAAGGGACAAGCAGTCTGTGTATTGGCTCTGTCTTAATTGCAACTGTGACTTTTGCTGCATCTTTCGCCATCCCTGGAGGTTACAGGGCTGATGACCACACAAATGGGGGCACACCAACGCTTGCTGGAAAGTATACTTTTGATGTGTTCACCATAGCCAATGCACTTGCCTTCACTTTCTCTGCAATGGCTACTATTTCTCTCATGTTTTCTGGATCTCCCATGGTATCTCTTCAAATCCGGAAAATGCACATACAATTGGCCTATTTTCTCATGGGGATTTCGGTTACAAACTTGACAACTGCCTTTGCACTTGGTAGCTATATGATGTTAGCTCCAGTTGCCCATAAGATTGCCATTGCAGTATGTGTCATGAGTTTTCTCGTATTG TTGTTGTCTTCTGTTTGA